The window TCGGCGAACGGTAGGTTTGTTCCGTCAGCCTGCATTATCCCTGCTTGGGTCTCTTCATCGGACATACTGAGCCTACTGCTTGTGACCGGAACCGCACTTCCAGTTACCCGACCAGCGTATGGGATCCCTGTGATCCTCCGCCTCGTGAATAGCACGTTAACCCTTTAGGTGGTGCGGAGCACAGTCACAATTTTACCGGCCTAAACGTGACAGCATGGACATTCAATCCACATCCATCCAAATTCATGAAAGGAAGCGCCAATGAAACGAATGGGGATCCTCCTGTGGGCAGCGCTGGGGTTGAGCGGATCCCCAGCTTTTGCGATTCAAACAGCCGATGGCACCACCTATTTTCAACAAGTACCCCGTCTGCTCAAAACTGCCGTCAGCCCACGCCAAACCCATACTCGGGGAGCAACTCTACAAATCACCGTTCAGGTGCCGCAGGAGGCCGGAGAACCTTTACAAAGCTTGGTGATTGACCAAAGCCAAAATCTGGAAGTGTTGCGGATTAACTCTGAGCGAATCACCGCTGTACTGGGAGAGAGCTGGCACTCGGAAGCCCTGCCAGTTCCAATTCAATCCGAGATTCGAGGATCGGAATTGCACATTCAGTTTTTGCCCGCCCTTCCTCCCGGCACCATAGTTACTCTAGGGTTACGCCCCATTTCCACTCCCACCACCTCAGGGGCTTACCTGTATGGAGTTACCGCTTTGGCCAGGGGTAGCCAGCCTTATCCCCATTTTCTTGGCTATGGTCGGGTGGTGTTTGCAGATGGGGGCAACGGAGGCCGCAATCGCCTATGGCATTTACACCGATAAGAAATTCTGAAGGTCGCAATCCCTCTCTAGAGCCAGATCAGCCCCAACTTGATGCCAGCGGTGACGGCTTCGGTGCGGCTGGTGGCTCCCAGTTTATTGAACAACGAGGTGATGTGAAATTTGACGGTGTGCTCAGAAATGTGCAGTTGCTTGGCGATGGTTTTGTTGCCGGATCCCTCCGCCAGCAGGTTTAAGACCTCGATCTCTCGTGGGGTGAGTTGGGGGGGAGTTTCCCCAGAGTGTCCGGTGGAAGTCGGGGAAAGGGTGATGGATCCGCGCAGATGATCCGGATGAATCACCAGCAAACCCGCTACTGCCGCCTGAACCGCCTGTCGAATTTCTTCCCCAGTGGCTTCCCGAGTTATTGACACTCCCCCGGTTAGAAACCGGGGGATTCTCCCTTCTAGCCCCCCACAGCTTGAAGCTGTGGAGTATTCATGGAGTTCAGGGGATTGCCAAGTACCCCATCCCCTGAGCCAACCGCACCCATTACAGATACGGCTTCTTTTAGACTCAGAGGACATGAGAATCCGTCCCACTGGGCTAGGTTCATAGCCGCGTTCCAGTCGGCATCACAGCAATACCCGTCCTGCCCAGTGAACAGATGCCCACTCCTTTTCCCAATCAATCCTGTCCTATGGTCGATTTTGGATGTGTAGGCAGCCGGACGCTTGTGCAGCGTCCTACCCGCCATTTCCAGCTTGTAGGCAACCTTCCACTCCAGGTCGTAGTACGACCAGGTATGGCGCGATTTCCCGGCATCCGAACGCGCCTTCTGGCTCTGTCTGGATTGGCGAATACCCGATAGGTCTTCCATCCACACATCCGCATTCACCGCCTTGGCAAACCGCACAATGCGGCGGCTAACGGTGTGGTTGACCGCCCTCATCCAACGAGCTTCTTTGCACTCCAGTCGCTTGAGTGCTCGGTATTTACCCGCCTGTTGCAACTGGGCGCGACGCTTCTGGAAACGACGACGACGGTGAGCTACCTCTCCACCCCCAAAAAACACCGCCCGACCCCAGCGGGTGGCCGCCACTGCCAAACGGTTCTGCCCCCGGTCAACACCCAGTCGCTCCGTACTCTTCACTTCGGGAACTTCCCAAGTGATAGACAGAACAGCATACCAAACCCCACGTATTTGCATCAGTTTTAGAGTCCCTCGCTCACAGTCCCGCTCAGCTAAAAGACGTTCGAGACGTTCAGCATAGTAGGAACTGCCAACCTCAAGGGGAACCCGCTTGTCACCCTGAATCGTGGGAAAACTCACCGAGTAGGTGCTACCTACTTTGTGCAGCTTCCAGTTTTGGTTGTTGACCTCTGGCCAGAACACTTTGAAGTGTTTGACCCGCTGGCCGGCTTTCCCCTTCAGGACACGAATCACCTGGTTGGAGAGGGCCGACTTGAGTGGTGTCACCACTTTGGCGGTTGTTAATGCCCTCCGCTCCTTCGGACTGATGCGGAGCAGTTCGTTTGCCAGTTCGGTTGTCGCACAAACCGTCTGGGCAAACATCTCTGCTTTGACCACATTGAGGTCAAGAAACTTGAGCTTGAGTGTGGTGGTGACCCGTTTCATGGGGACTATTGTATGTACTATTTCTGTTGCTGAATAAATTCAGCCTGTGCGCTTATATCCCCCGGTTAGAAACCGGGGGCTTTACGCTGCTTTTCGTAAAGTCCAGCCGCCGACCTAGGCGGGAGGTATTCATACCAATCCAATGCCCCAAGGGATCCAACAATGGTCCTCCAGAGAACCCAGGGTAAAGGCGAATATCGGGGCGAATCACCCGTTCAATGCGAGGGCCGCGTCGAGTCGGCCAGCCTTCCAACAGGGATCCCACCACCCCCACACTGGCGGATACCCCTTTTTCTCCCAAACGAGCTAGGGCAATTGCCAGGGATCCCACGCTTAGGTTGTCCAGATTTGCCACCGGCAAGGGAGAAAATGCCTGCCCTCCTGCGCTCCCCGAAGACACCTCCAACTTCAAAACCGCCAAATCACTGCCGGGATCCCGCCCGATCACCCGTGCTGTGGGGGTTTGCCCGTTGGCCAACCGTACCGGAATGTCTTCCTCTCGCTCCAGGCTATGTTGGGCGGTCAACACAATATCCGACTGCCAATGAATCCCGGAGGAGGGAAAGTGATGGCGACCAAAAATTGAAACAACAGCCGGGGACGCCTGTTGCACCACATCCGCCAGAGCCTTGGAAAACCCAACCAAAGGATTCAGCGCATCCATACCCAGACCTCATGGGAACAACACTGTCCCCAGCATGAGGTCCCAAACAGTGGGATCCCTTCGCCCAAAAGGGGAGCGCCATCCCCGGAAATATGGCTAGGGAGTTACCTGAGAACTCTTGTTTGGCTTTAATCTAGCCCAGAGAAAGTGGGTATCCTGAAGTCTGGTGTTGGCGCAAAAAACCTAAAGAGGGCCAAGTCCATAGAGAGTCCATAGAAGTGAATCAATCCATCTTCAAAAAATTCTCTATATTGACAGCGTCAATATTGTTTAGTCTTGTAAAACATTCCGTGTTTTTACGGATGTCCAGGAGTGTGAAGACCTTGTAACTTAATCTGAGGTTCCTTAGCTTCTGAAGAGACATCTGAAGAAATAATCTTCACGTGCCGCCCTTGTGTATTAAACGGTGGGATTCATACTTCTGCTGGCCCACGATCAGATTCATTCCATCAGGTTTTTCAAAGAGAGCACTACCATGCAGAAGATCGAAGATAGTCTAACCCAGGCATTAGCCATCGATGGAGCTTTGGGGGTGGCTTTGGGGGATTGGAAAAGTGGAATGTGTTTGGGGTTCAAGGGCACTGATACCCCCCTCTTTCCCGCAGCCAATCTGGAGCTAGCCGTAGCAGGTAATACAGAGGTAATCCGTGCCAAGATGCGTACCGCGGAAGCCCTGAAAATGAATACTGAGATCGAAGAGATTCTAATTATTCTAACCCATCAATATCACTTAATTCGACTCATTAAAACTGTTAACGGGTTGTTTTTCTACCTGGCTCTGGATCGCGAGAAGAGTAACTTAGCCCTAGCCCGGATTAAGCTTAACCAAATTGAGGGGGAGTTGAAAATTTAGCTTAATTTATTGGTTCAAGCTTAGGGGCATGGCCATGAGCCACAAGTTACTGGCCCCTAGTTTTGCCAACTTAAATCCGTGCTGTGACGGAACTAGAGGCTTGTTTGTCGGGGTCTTCATTATCTCAGTGAATTATCTCAGTGAGAGATTGGCTCAGCTTATGGGTGGTAGACCAGCTGGCTATCTTGCTAACTTTCTTGTTGACTTTGTAATGTAATTTACCATCATTTATCTAGTCTAGTGCGGAACCGGGGACTTGAACCCCGAAGGCATTGCTGCCACTAGAACCTGAATCTAGCGCGTCTACCATTCCGCCAGTTCCGCGGCGATCTACAAGTCTGCCGAAGAACAGGGATCCCTGTCAAGGGCTATCTGGCGTTTGCGAAAAAGGGAACAGTTTAGGAAATATCTAAAGTAGGATCCCGCGCTCCTAGCCTCAACTGTGCTAAGCTCTGCTGCGCATGCTTGAGATACAACCCTGACTTTGGCTGCATTTACCTTTACCTGCGAAGGCACCTGCCCCCATACCCAAGCCCGTGCCGGATACTTCACCACCCCCCACGGCGGGATCCCGACCCCCTGCTTTATGCCGGTGGGTACGCTGGCCAACGTGAAAACCCTCACCCCCGCCCAACTGAAGGACACAGGTGCCCATATCATCCTCAGCAATACCTATCACCTGCACCTACAACCGGGAGAAAGCATTATCCAAGAAGCAGGAGGGCTACACCGCTTTATGGGCTGGTCGGGGCCAATTCTCACCGATTCCGGTGGTTTTCAGGTGTTTAGTCTCAGCGATATCCGTCAGATCGACGACCAAGGGGTTACTTTTCGTTCGCCACACGATGGCCGTACCATCCACTTCACTCCAGAGCTGTCGATTCAGATTCAAAATGCCCTCGGCGCAGATGTGATCATGGCTTTTGACGAGTGCCCCCCTTACCCCGCCAGTGCTGAAGCGGTGGAAGAGGCAGTATCCCGCACCAGTCAATGGCTGAAGCGCTGCGTAGAAGCCCATCATCGCCCTGACCAGGCGCTGTTTGGCATTGCCCAGGGGGGCGTTTATCCGGAGTTGCGCCGCCGTTCTGCCGAAGCGATTCGCCAGTTTGATCTACCTGGCTATGCCATTGGGGGGGTCAGTGTCGGAGAACCGACCGACCTAATTCAGTCCATTGTGCGCCAGACTGCCCCCTATTTGCCAGCGGATCGACCGCGCTACCTGATGGGGGTAGGAACCTACGAGGAGATGCGCGCTGCAGTGGCGGCAGGGGTGGATCTGTTTGATTGTGTGATCCCTACTCGCTACGCCCGGCATGGCACCGTCATCAGCCGCGGTCGCCGCTGGAATATCAAAAATGCCGAACATCGCCGCAGCCTAGAGCCGATTGACCCGGAATGCACCTGTTATACCTGCCGGAACTTCAGTCGGGCTTACCTCTGCCACCTGATTCGAGCCCAGGAGATCCTGGGTTACACCCTACTTTCCATTCACAATGTATCGGAGCTGATGACCTATACCCGCAAAATGCGAGCGGCCATTTTGGAGGGACACTTTCACGAGCACTGGGATCCCTGGCGCTGACTGGGCTCACGGGTTGGGTTTAGCTGGGGCAGAGATACTTGAAGAAGCGGAAGAAACCGTCGCTCTGGCAGGTGTGGGTGGAGGCTCTGAGGAAGTGCGCTCCCATCCAAAGCAGTAACCGACACTGCGTACCGTCTGGATCAGACTGGGTTGACGGGGATCCCGTTCCAGTTTTTTGCGCAACGAGAGAATGTGGGTATCAACGGTGCGCGGGTTATCAGTGGAATCCGGCCAAGCTCGCTCCAACAGCTCCATGCGGGAGACCGGATCCCCGTTGGCTTGGGCCAGTACCATCAACAAACTAAATTCCTGTGGGGTGAGGTCGATCCCTTCACCGGCCAAGGTAACGCGCCGTTGAACCAAGTCGATTTTCAGCTCCCCATACTGCAAAAAGGTGGGCGGAACAGTGCGACGAAACCGACGGGCCAGGGCCTGAATATGGGCATCCAGCAGTTGCATACTGAGGGGCTTGGTTAAGTAGTGATCAGCTCCTGCTTCCAGTCCGGCGATGATGTCTGCTTCGGATCCCCGTTGAGAGAGCAACAGAATCAACAGATCACAATGACGATGGGCCCAATGGCACAGTTGCAACCCAGCCCGGTTGGATAGCTCTGCATCCAAAATCATCAGGTGAATGAGTTGCTGTTGCAGCAGAGCTTTTGCCTGGCGGATCGTATCGACTTCACAAACCTGGTGCCCCGCCTGCTGCAGATGCCAACACAACAGGCTGCGCAGGTGAGGATTGCCCTCTGCCACCAAGATTTGTAGGTGTTGCATGGCCGTCCTCAGGGGGGAGAGAAGAAGAAAGTTGGCTGACCCAGAACACGGCGAAAACGCCCATTTTGGACGAAAATAGCCTGATGTGCCCCAGCAAAGACATGCCCTGGCTATCCCTTTCATCCTGCCCACATCATAGACAGCCCCCTAACCGGGAGCAATGCTGGTAAAGTGGAGTGCCTGTCCGCCATACCCCATGACCCATTTGCCTCCTAATTCCCCTGTTCCCATTTCCGAGCGTAAGCAGGATCATCTGGACATTGTTTTACAGCAGGATGTCTCCGCCAAAGGGATCCGCACCGGGTTTGAACGATTTTTCTTTGAGCACATCGCTCTGCCGGAGTTACACCTGGAGCAGATTGACTTGAGCAGCACTTTTTTAGGTAAACGGCTGCAGGCTCCCCTCCTGATCAGCAGCATGACCGGAGGAACCGGCTCCGCCCATGAGATTAATTTACATTTAGCCGCCGCCGCCCAACACCTGGGGATTGCGATGGGAGTGGGATCCCAGCGGGCTGCCCTAGAACACCCGGAACTGGCCTGGACCTACCAGGTCCGCAAGGTCGCCCCTGATATTCTTCTGCTGGCCAACCTGGGAGCAGTCCAGCTGAACTATGGCTATGGGTTGGATCAGGCGCGGCGGGCGGTGGAGATGATCGAGGCGGATGGGCTGATCCTGCACCTCAACCCCCTGCAAGAGGCGGTGCAACCCCACGGGGATCCCGATTGGCGCGGGTTGTACGGTCGCATTGAGCGGTTGGTGGCCCAGTCGCCGGTGCCGGTGGTGGTGAAGGAAGTGGGGAATGGCCTGAGTGCCACGGTGGCGCGGCAGTTGGCGGAGTGCGGGGTAGCCGTGTTGGATGTGGCGGGGGCGGGTGGCACCAGTTGGAGCGAAGTGGAGGCTCATCGGCAGCCAGATCCGCTGCGCAAGCGCATCGCCCATGCCTTTGTCGGTTGGGGGATCCCGACCGCTCTAGCGCTGCTGGAGATTCGCCGTCAGTTGCCCCATTTGCCCTTGGTGGCTAGCGGCGGCATTCGCAATGGCATTGATGTTGCCAAAGCCATTCGGTTGGGGGCCGATCTGGTGGGGATGGCCGCCCCTGCCCTGCAAGCGGTTTGTGGGGCCCAAGAGCAACAAGAGCAAACGGTGATCGAGGCGTTTCAAGCAGTGATCGAGGAGTTGCGCATTGCCGCCTTCTGTACGGGATCCGCCAACCTGACTCAGCTCAAACAGGCCACCCTACGCCGCCAGGATACCTGGGATCCCTTGCCTTAGTCTCCTGAACTGCTCAGCTCAGGGGGAGAGAGGGGGGCTTATACCCCCAGCACCTGCCATAAACTGACGGTTAAGACCAAGGCTCCCAAATGGGAGGGCCACTGCCAACCTTGCCGGGCTATTTTTTGGATCAACACCCAGGAGAGCACCAAGGCCAGGATCAAGGTGGATCCCTGCAAAAAGTCAATCACGGCTGGATGAGCGATCCAAGTCGGTAGGGCGGATCCCGTCTGGCCAAAGGTTGCCCAAGTTACTGGCAGGATCTGCCCGGCCTCTGTCAGAAAGAGGGGCCAGTAAAAAGCCAGGGTTCCTCCTAGCACGAGAGGCAAATAGCCGTAGATTATCTCGGCAAAGCGCCGCTGCCCCTTCCGCTTTCTTTGCCACAGCCCAGTCAATCCATAAGCCAAAACCGGGACAAGACTGGGGATCCCAAGCGCCAGCAGCGAAGCCCCCAGATGCGGCCAAAAGGCTTGCAAATCCCAGCTTACTCCCCACACCTGCTCAAGCCAGACTAGCAACTGCGGCAAACAATGGAGGTAAATCCCCCCCAGCAGCAGTAACAGCAAGGCCACTTCAGGAAGGCGGGGGGTATGGGTTGTCCACAACTCGATCCCTGGCGGGCGCAAGTTAAACTCCACCGAGCGGTGCGGGCAAGCCTTGAGACAGGTCATGCAGAGGACGCAGTCTTTGTTCTCCTGCAGTTGGGCCGGATGGGAGTACAGAGGACAGCCCCCCGTTTCCATACCCTCCCCCTTTTGGGGGCCACCTTTGTAGCACTGGTAGGTGGTACATTCTGCCGAACAGGTACCCTGCTGCGCCCGCAGCTCGGTGATGGCCAGTTTGGCGTAGAGGCCGTTCATGCCCCCAATCGGGCAGAGATACCGACACCAAAAGCGCCGTTCAAACAACAGCGAGCACACCACCGCCCCGCCGGTAATTAACAACAGCAACCACGCCGATAAATAGGCCGTATTCGGCAAATCCCAAAGTTCTTCCCAGAGAAAAATTAGGCCAAAGCCGGTAAATAAAACCCATCCCCCCCAGCGCTCCGCCCATGGTCGGGGCCATTTCCCCAGTTGCCGTGGCCAGACCCACAAGGACACCCTCTGCACCAGTTCCCCGTAGATCATGAAGGGACAGACCGCACACCACACTCGCCCCAAAACCGGAAACACCAGCAGCACCAACGGCCACCACCAGGCCCAAAACAGGTTCAGGCCGATGTTGTGGGCGCGATCCTGCGGCCCCCAAAACAGCAGAAACACTACCAGCGTATACAGGGGCAGCACCAAGCCGTAGTTGAGGCGATCCGTCCACCAAGGGCTGCGCAGAAACTTCCGCAGGGCAGGATAGGCATTGAGTAGGTTAAGACGAAACTGCTTACCGCGGGGTTGAGGCGCCCAAAACACCTCTTCGTTCAGCACCGGTGCCCCTGCCGCCTGAACCACCGCCCGCTCAATCAAATTGCGCAGTTCCCGGGAGTTGCCGGGGTAGTCGTAGCTTTGCAAGCGACGCAGCGCTTCCGGGGTGAGGCGGGGTTTCGGGATCCCACGGCGACGGCTGTAGAGGCTGAGAAAATAGTCGGCCTTGGCTTTGATATCGGCTTTACGCACCCGCAGTGGCGGCACCTTGATGGCGGTTACCCAGGGTTCTAGGGCGGGAATCACCCGTTCCGATACCATGAGAATTCGACAGCGATAAGGGCGAGGAGCCACTGCCAGTTCACCCTCTCCCCGTTGTACCGGCGTGTAGGATCCCGTCTCCAAAAGCTGTAGGATCTTGGGCATCAACTCGGTGGGCAACTCTTGGATATTGTTCAGAAGTAGGGTGCCTTCTCCTAGCCATTCCAGCAATCCCGGTTTTCCGCCTGCCCGCCCGAACAAATCCGCTCCACTGGCCTGCAGGGCGCTGCAATCCAGCTTGATCATCGGTTGACGACGGTAGGGGGATCCAAAGTGGATCAAAGCGGCAATGTTGTCTTTTTCTAGACCCGGTTCCCCAAAAATTAAAATCGGTTTGCGGCTGTGGGCTGCTTCTTTCACCTGTTGGCGCAACCGCACCGCATACCGACTGGGGCCGACGATGCCCCGCTCCACCTTCGGCACCAAATAGGGGCGCAAAGCCACCTGCCGTTCTTGTTCGTAGGTAAGGCGAGCGGTCATCTGGGCCAGGGCTTCTGCCAATTCCTGGGCTTCCCCTCGGTTAGACAGCCAGCTTGCCACCTGCGGATACTCCGCCGCCCAAGCCCGCACCACCGCCGCCGGGATCCAACCTATGTTCCCATCCGAAAGAGCAATCACACTCCGGGACAAGGGCTGCTCCGCCAGCACCTCCGCCAAACCAATCACGGATCCCGGCAACAAACTCAACAAGGGATCTCCTTCTTCCCGTCCCGTCAGCGGGACAGAGTCCAGACGCCCCTGCAGCACAATTTGGATCCCGTCTGGCACCGTTCCAGCTTCTGCCAAAGCCTGACCTTGCCGAAAGGGGCGCTCCTGCATCTGCTCTGCCAGAGGCAGCAAACTCTCCAGTGACAAGGCTTGGAATAGGGTTTGAGTTTTGAGCCACTGGGCACGCTCGACTGAAGTCATCTGCGGTGCCTCCGCTGCTGAACATTCCGTTAGCTGTATTATCCCGCCAGTTTTTTGGGGAGCTGCCGGGTTTTTGGGATCCTTTACGACTGGACAAGTCGGCTGGATGAAGGAGGAACCCCCTGGCTTCTAGTCGTAGGGAGGATGTTAGCTTAGCTACCAATGGGTGAAAGGGGGGCTCGTCTCCTCCCTTTGGGTTCTGGCTCCCCAGTTATTCCTTAAATCCAATGCCTCTGTTTCGTTCTCCTGAATTTAAGCGGCAGCCTGAAAGTTCGGCCCTCAGATGGGGTAAGGTCAGGCTGATGGATGGGTTGCTATATGGGTTGCTGGGATCCCTGGCCATTCTCATCTTGGCCCCTTTGCTCTGGTTGCTGAGCACAGCCCTCAAGTCACCCCAGGAAAACATCTTTGCCTACCCACCCCGCTGGATCCCGGCTCAACCGACGCTGCAAGCGTTTGAGCGGGTTTGGCGAGAAAATCCCTTTTGGCGCTATACCTTCAACAGCCTACTGGTGGCTGGGATAACGGTATTGATGAATCTCTGGGTGTGTTCTTGGGCGGCCTACCCTTTGGCACGGATGACCTTTCGCGGGCGGCAACTGTTGTTTTGGCTGTTGATCGGCACCAGTATGATCCCTTTCCAGATCACGATGATCCCCCTCTACGTACTGAGTGTGCAGTGGGGGTTGCGCAATTCCTATGTGGGGTTGATCCTGCCCTATGCAGCTTCGGCGTTTGGGATTTTCTTGCTGCGGCAGGCATTTGCAGGGATCCCGCGGGAATTGGAGGATGCAGCTCGCATCGATGGCTGCTCCCTCTGGGGGATCTGGTGGCATGTGATGATCCCAGCAGTACGGCCCGCCTTGATCACCTTAGCGGTTTTTACCTTTGTCGCCATGTGGGGGGATTTCCTCTGGCCGTTGCTGCTGCTGGATGACCCGAATCTCTACACCTTGCCCTTGGGGGTAGCGAATTTGGCCAGTGCTTTTTCTGCCGATTGGCGGTTGATCGCGGCGGGATCCCTGATCTCGGTTGGGCCGGTTTTGGTTCTGTTCTGGGTTCTACAGCACTATGTCATTCCCACCGACTTGGATAGCGGCATCCGGGGTTAGGGAAGTGCTACCCAACCCCCCCCTATCAGACCGGGTGGCTCAGGTGTGGTTGCGGGGGGTTCCCCCTCTGGAGGAGTTGCTGCCGCAAGTTGGAATCCTATCGCCAGAGGAGCAGAACAAAGCAGAGCGCCTGCAATCGGAAGCGGATCGGCGACGGTTTCTGGCCAGTCGGTTGTTCCTAAGAATGCTGCTCAGCCAGTATAGCGGCCTGCCACCGGCATCGATTCGGATCGAGCACAGTCCCAGAGGTAAACCCTATTGGAGGGATCCGCCTCAGCCGATTCAATCTATTCAATTCAACCTCAGCCATTCCCATGAGCGGATCTTGATTGCCCTGATACTCAGGCATCGGATTGGTGTGGATTTGGAATGGATTCGGCCTGTGCCCCGTTGGCAAGCGATTGCCCAACGCTATTTTTCCGCTGCTGAACA is drawn from Thermostichus vulcanus str. 'Rupite' and contains these coding sequences:
- the tgt gene encoding tRNA guanosine(34) transglycosylase Tgt, with protein sequence MAAFTFTCEGTCPHTQARAGYFTTPHGGIPTPCFMPVGTLANVKTLTPAQLKDTGAHIILSNTYHLHLQPGESIIQEAGGLHRFMGWSGPILTDSGGFQVFSLSDIRQIDDQGVTFRSPHDGRTIHFTPELSIQIQNALGADVIMAFDECPPYPASAEAVEEAVSRTSQWLKRCVEAHHRPDQALFGIAQGGVYPELRRRSAEAIRQFDLPGYAIGGVSVGEPTDLIQSIVRQTAPYLPADRPRYLMGVGTYEEMRAAVAAGVDLFDCVIPTRYARHGTVISRGRRWNIKNAEHRRSLEPIDPECTCYTCRNFSRAYLCHLIRAQEILGYTLLSIHNVSELMTYTRKMRAAILEGHFHEHWDPWR
- the fni gene encoding type 2 isopentenyl-diphosphate Delta-isomerase, which encodes MTHLPPNSPVPISERKQDHLDIVLQQDVSAKGIRTGFERFFFEHIALPELHLEQIDLSSTFLGKRLQAPLLISSMTGGTGSAHEINLHLAAAAQHLGIAMGVGSQRAALEHPELAWTYQVRKVAPDILLLANLGAVQLNYGYGLDQARRAVEMIEADGLILHLNPLQEAVQPHGDPDWRGLYGRIERLVAQSPVPVVVKEVGNGLSATVARQLAECGVAVLDVAGAGGTSWSEVEAHRQPDPLRKRIAHAFVGWGIPTALALLEIRRQLPHLPLVASGGIRNGIDVAKAIRLGADLVGMAAPALQAVCGAQEQQEQTVIEAFQAVIEELRIAAFCTGSANLTQLKQATLRRQDTWDPLP
- a CDS encoding carbohydrate ABC transporter permease, whose amino-acid sequence is MDGLLYGLLGSLAILILAPLLWLLSTALKSPQENIFAYPPRWIPAQPTLQAFERVWRENPFWRYTFNSLLVAGITVLMNLWVCSWAAYPLARMTFRGRQLLFWLLIGTSMIPFQITMIPLYVLSVQWGLRNSYVGLILPYAASAFGIFLLRQAFAGIPRELEDAARIDGCSLWGIWWHVMIPAVRPALITLAVFTFVAMWGDFLWPLLLLDDPNLYTLPLGVANLASAFSADWRLIAAGSLISVGPVLVLFWVLQHYVIPTDLDSGIRG
- a CDS encoding 4'-phosphopantetheinyl transferase family protein, translated to MLPNPPLSDRVAQVWLRGVPPLEELLPQVGILSPEEQNKAERLQSEADRRRFLASRLFLRMLLSQYSGLPPASIRIEHSPRGKPYWRDPPQPIQSIQFNLSHSHERILIALILRHRIGVDLEWIRPVPRWQAIAQRYFSAAEQADLAHCPDCERDPLFFQIWTQKEALLKAIGTGLAGYKTLARDPDPVFTLQEEHAWATLSLEVGAGYAAAVAVETIGAEQPVVLFHRDQGI
- a CDS encoding DUF2808 domain-containing protein; translated protein: MKRMGILLWAALGLSGSPAFAIQTADGTTYFQQVPRLLKTAVSPRQTHTRGATLQITVQVPQEAGEPLQSLVIDQSQNLEVLRINSERITAVLGESWHSEALPVPIQSEIRGSELHIQFLPALPPGTIVTLGLRPISTPTTSGAYLYGVTALARGSQPYPHFLGYGRVVFADGGNGGRNRLWHLHR
- a CDS encoding RNA-guided endonuclease TnpB family protein; translation: MKRVTTTLKLKFLDLNVVKAEMFAQTVCATTELANELLRISPKERRALTTAKVVTPLKSALSNQVIRVLKGKAGQRVKHFKVFWPEVNNQNWKLHKVGSTYSVSFPTIQGDKRVPLEVGSSYYAERLERLLAERDCERGTLKLMQIRGVWYAVLSITWEVPEVKSTERLGVDRGQNRLAVAATRWGRAVFFGGGEVAHRRRRFQKRRAQLQQAGKYRALKRLECKEARWMRAVNHTVSRRIVRFAKAVNADVWMEDLSGIRQSRQSQKARSDAGKSRHTWSYYDLEWKVAYKLEMAGRTLHKRPAAYTSKIDHRTGLIGKRSGHLFTGQDGYCCDADWNAAMNLAQWDGFSCPLSLKEAVSVMGAVGSGDGVLGNPLNSMNTPQLQAVGG
- a CDS encoding response regulator transcription factor yields the protein MQHLQILVAEGNPHLRSLLCWHLQQAGHQVCEVDTIRQAKALLQQQLIHLMILDAELSNRAGLQLCHWAHRHCDLLILLLSQRGSEADIIAGLEAGADHYLTKPLSMQLLDAHIQALARRFRRTVPPTFLQYGELKIDLVQRRVTLAGEGIDLTPQEFSLLMVLAQANGDPVSRMELLERAWPDSTDNPRTVDTHILSLRKKLERDPRQPSLIQTVRSVGYCFGWERTSSEPPPTPARATVSSASSSISAPAKPNP
- a CDS encoding S1C family serine protease, whose protein sequence is MDALNPLVGFSKALADVVQQASPAVVSIFGRHHFPSSGIHWQSDIVLTAQHSLEREEDIPVRLANGQTPTARVIGRDPGSDLAVLKLEVSSGSAGGQAFSPLPVANLDNLSVGSLAIALARLGEKGVSASVGVVGSLLEGWPTRRGPRIERVIRPDIRLYPGFSGGPLLDPLGHWIGMNTSRLGRRLDFTKSSVKPPVSNRGI
- a CDS encoding sigma 54-interacting transcriptional regulator, whose amino-acid sequence is MTSVERAQWLKTQTLFQALSLESLLPLAEQMQERPFRQGQALAEAGTVPDGIQIVLQGRLDSVPLTGREEGDPLLSLLPGSVIGLAEVLAEQPLSRSVIALSDGNIGWIPAAVVRAWAAEYPQVASWLSNRGEAQELAEALAQMTARLTYEQERQVALRPYLVPKVERGIVGPSRYAVRLRQQVKEAAHSRKPILIFGEPGLEKDNIAALIHFGSPYRRQPMIKLDCSALQASGADLFGRAGGKPGLLEWLGEGTLLLNNIQELPTELMPKILQLLETGSYTPVQRGEGELAVAPRPYRCRILMVSERVIPALEPWVTAIKVPPLRVRKADIKAKADYFLSLYSRRRGIPKPRLTPEALRRLQSYDYPGNSRELRNLIERAVVQAAGAPVLNEEVFWAPQPRGKQFRLNLLNAYPALRKFLRSPWWTDRLNYGLVLPLYTLVVFLLFWGPQDRAHNIGLNLFWAWWWPLVLLVFPVLGRVWCAVCPFMIYGELVQRVSLWVWPRQLGKWPRPWAERWGGWVLFTGFGLIFLWEELWDLPNTAYLSAWLLLLITGGAVVCSLLFERRFWCRYLCPIGGMNGLYAKLAITELRAQQGTCSAECTTYQCYKGGPQKGEGMETGGCPLYSHPAQLQENKDCVLCMTCLKACPHRSVEFNLRPPGIELWTTHTPRLPEVALLLLLLGGIYLHCLPQLLVWLEQVWGVSWDLQAFWPHLGASLLALGIPSLVPVLAYGLTGLWQRKRKGQRRFAEIIYGYLPLVLGGTLAFYWPLFLTEAGQILPVTWATFGQTGSALPTWIAHPAVIDFLQGSTLILALVLSWVLIQKIARQGWQWPSHLGALVLTVSLWQVLGV
- a CDS encoding response regulator transcription factor, giving the protein MSITREATGEEIRQAVQAAVAGLLVIHPDHLRGSITLSPTSTGHSGETPPQLTPREIEVLNLLAEGSGNKTIAKQLHISEHTVKFHITSLFNKLGATSRTEAVTAGIKLGLIWL